Genomic DNA from Klebsiella variicola:
TGCTCTGCGCGGCTGGCAGGCGAAAGATATCTTTTTGCCGGATGATTACCTGATTAAACAGCGCTTTCCGGGAATGACCCCGGCCGCCATCGCTCGCTATGCCCGTCGCTGGCAGCCGATGCGATCGTATGCGCTGTTGCATATCTGGTATACCGATGACTGGATCCCGGCGGCGGAATAGCCGTCCGGGGCGCATACCACTGGTATCGGGACGCTGAAATCCCTATAATTGCCGCGTTTGGCGGTCCGCCGCCACCCTCCATCTCTATCCAGGTTAATCAGGTCGCAAAAATTTATGACTGATATGTCCCATCAGTGCGTCATTGTAGGTATCGCCGGCGCATCGGCTTCTGGCAAAAGTCTTATTGCCAGTACTCTCTATCGCGAATTGCGTGAACAAGTTGGCGACGAACATATTGGCGTCATTCCGGAAGACAGCTATTACAAAGATCAAAGTCATCTGTCGATGGAAGAGCGCGTCAAAACCAACTATGACCACCCGAGCTCAATGGACCACAGTCTGTTGTTCCAGCACCTGCAGATGCTGAAAAGCGGCCAGCCGATTGAACTGCCGGTCTATAGCTACGTCGAGCATACCCGCACGCCGAACACCATTCACGTCGAGCCGAAGAAGGTGATCATTCTTGAAGGGATCCTGCTGCTGACCGACGCGCGCCTGCGTAACGAGCTTAACTTCTCTATTTTCGTCGACACCCCGCTCGATATTTGCCTGATGCGCCGTATTAAGCGCGACGTTAACGAGCGCGGCCGCTCCATGGACTCGGTGATGGCCCAGTACCAGAAGACTGTGCGCCCGATGTTCCTGCAGTTTATTGAACCGTCGAAGCAGTATGCCGACATCATCGTGCCGCGCGGCGGCAAAAACCGCATCGCGATTGATATTCTGAAGGCCAAAATCAGTCAGTTCTTTGAATAACCTGGCCGAATTGTGTAACGTGCAAAGAGTAGCCCTGTTGCCCTCTCCGCCGCGAAGCGTGCGGGAAGCAGCCTTATAAGGAGAAAGCCCATGCGTCTGTGTGACCGAGATATCGAAGCCTGGTTGGATGAAGGGCGACTCGCCATCAATCCGCGCCCACCCGTTGAGCGTATTAATGGCGCGACGGTTGATGTACGGCTGGGTAATAAATTCCGCACCTTCCGCGGCCACACGGCGCCGTTTATCGATTTAAGCGGTCCGAAGGCCGAGGTCAGCGCCGCGCTGGACCGCGTGATGAGCGAAGAGATTGTCCTGCCGGAAGGGGAGGCCTTTTTCCTGCATCCGGGCGAACTGGCGCTGGCGGTGACCTATGAGTCAGTCACCCTGCCTGCCGATCTGGTGGGCTGGCTGGACGGACGCTCCTCACTGGCGCGGCTGGGGCTGATGGTGCACGTTACCGCGCACCGCATCGACCCGGGCTGGTCCGGCTGCATCGTGCTTGAGTTCTACAACTCCGGCAAACTGCCGCTGGCGCTGCGCCCGGGAATGCCTATCGGCGCGCTGAGCTTTGAGCCATTATCGGGCCCGGCGGCCCGGCCGTATAACCGCCGTGAAGACGCCAAATATCGCGACCAGCAGGGCGCGGTAGCGAGCCGAATCGACAAGGATTGATAACGTCAACGGGGTGTTGCTGAGGGTGCCATGAGACGAATACTGACAACGCTGATGATCCTGCTGGCGGTCATTGTCGCCGGGCTTACCTCGTTGGTATTGCTGGTCAATCCCAACGATTTTCGCGCCTATATGGTGCATGAGGTGGCAGAGCGCAGCGGTTATCAGCTTGAACTCGATGGCCCGCTGCGCTGGCACGTCTGGCCGCAGCTCAGCATTCTCAGCGGACGCATGACGCTGACCGCCCGGGGCGCTGAAGAGCCGGTGATCCGCGCCGACAACATGCGCCTCGACGTGGCGCTGCTGCCGTTGCTGTCGCACCAGCTGCAGGTGAAGCAGGTGATGCTCAAGGGGGCGGTGATCCAGCTGACCCCGAAAACCGAAGCGGTTCGCGATAGCGCTGCGCCGGTGGTGCCGCATGACAACACCCTGCCGCAGGCCCCGGAGGACCGTGGGTGGTCCTACGACGTGCGCCAGCTGCAGGTGGCCGACAGCGTGCTCTTCTTCCAGCATGAGAACGGCGAGCAGGTGACTGTGCGTGATATCCGCCTGCAAATGGAGCAGGATGAGAATCACCGGGCCACCGTCGACTTCTCCGGCCGGATCAACCGCGACCAGCGCGACCTGGCGCTGAGCTTCTCCGCTACCGTGCAGGGCGGCGACTATCCCCACTCCTTAAAAGCCGACTTTAGCCAGCTAAGCTGGCAGCTGCGCGGCGCCGAGCTGCCCCCTGATGGCATTAATGGCCAGGGCAGTCTGCAGGCCAGCTGGCAGGAAGATGGCAAAACTCTGCGCTTTGACAACCTGAATCTGATGGCCAGCGGCAGTACCCTTACCGGCAACGGCAGCGTGGTGCTGGGGGATCGCCCGGACTGGTCGCTGGATCTCCACGCGACCACCCTGAATCTCGACAGCCTGCTGGCGCCCTCCTCGCCAGCGACCGACAGCAGCGCCAGCCAGCAGGGCCAGAGCCAGACGCGACCGCTGCGTCCGGTGATCGCCGACAGCGATGAGCGCGAAGATTACCAGAGCCTGCGCGGCTTTAACGGCCGGATGGCCCTGAGCGCCGACCAGTTGCAGTGGCGTGGCCTGAACTTCACCCAGGTGCAGAGCGAAATCAGCAACCAGCAGGGGCTGCTGACGGTCAGCAAAATGCAGGGCAACCTCGACGGCGGGCAGCTCTCTCTCCCCGGCACTCTGGATGCCCGAGGCGACACGCCGCACGCGACGTTCCAGCCGGCGCTGCAGAATGTGGAGATCGGTTCGCTGATCAAAGCCTTTAACTATTCATTAAACCTGACCGGCAAGCTGTCGCTGACCGGCGAGTTTTCCGGAACGCGCATTGACGCGGATGATTTCCGCCGTCACTGGCAGGGGCAGGCCCAGCTGCAGATGGCCGATACCCGTACCGAGGGGTTGAATTTCCAGCAGCTGGTGCAGCAGGCCGTGGAGCGCAGCACCAACGTGCGGGCGCAGGAGAATTACGACAATGCCACCCGCCTGGATTCCGTGAGCAGCCAGCTGACGCTGGATAACGGGGTGGTGACGCTGAACCGCCTGCAGGGGCAGTCCGACGTGATGGCGATGACCGGCGAAGGTCAGCTTGATCTGCAGAAAGAGAACTGCGATATGCGCTTTAACGTGCGCGTGCTCGGCGGCTGGAAAGGGGAGGGCAAACTTATCGACCGCCTGAAACAGACCGCCATCCCGCTGCGCATCTACGGCGACTGGCAGTCGCTGAGCTACAGCCTGCAGGTTGATCAGATCCTGCGCAAACAGCTACAGGATGAAGCGAAGCAGCGTCTCAACGACTGGGTTGAGCGTAATAAAGGCAGCAAAGAGAGCAAAGACGCCAAAAAGCTGCTCGATAAGCTGTAATCTCCACCACCGCGGCCCGGGCCTTCCGGGCTGTGAGATTGTCGTCAGAGGGTGATGTCATGTTGATGCCGGGTGGCGGCTGCGCCTGACCCGGCCTGGGTTGTGCGCAATATCATCCGTTTGCGTCGCCAATTAATGTAGGCCTGATAAGCGCAGCCCCATCAGGCAGTGTGGCAGGTGTAGAGCCTCAATTCTCCGCGATGTGAGAATGTCGCCAAAGCGTGGAGCCCCGTTGATGCCGGGTGGCGGCTGCGCCTGACCCGGCCTGGGATGTGCGGTGGGGGTAATACCCCGGTCTGCATTGCCATCCCGTAGGCCTGATAAGCGAAGCGCCATCAGGCATGGGTTTGATTATCCATCCCACCGCCCGGGATACCCCGGGCCGTTTTATGCCTGACGATTACACCTCATAATCCAGCTCATCCTGCTTTGCCGGCGGGACGATCTGCACCTTCTGCACCCGATGGCTGTCGACCTGCAGCGTGCGCAGGGTATAGCCATCAATCTCAATGGTTTCTCCCACCTGCGGCACATGCTGCAGATACTCCATCAGCAGACCGGCGACGGTGTGGTACTCCCGTTTATCATCCAGCGGCAGCGGAACGTACTGCACCAGGTCCTCCAGCGGCATATGGCCGTTAACCGTCCACGAACCGTCCTGATGATGCTGAATATCGTGCCGGGCGTCGATCTCCTCCACCTCGTTGGGCAGATTACCGGCGATAGTCTCCATCACGTCGCTCAGGGTCACAATCCCCTCGACGGAACCAAACTCATCGACCACAAAGGCGAAGTGGGTGCGGGCCTGACGGAACTGCTCAAGCGCGGAGAGGAGCGGTAACCCCTCCGGAAAGACCAACGGCTGCCGCACCAGCACCTGCAGATCCAGCGGCTCCTGGCGCAGGGACTGCTGGAGCAGGTCAATAACATGAACCACTCCCAGCAGGTCTTCATTATCTTTCCCGCCGGTCACCACCAGCCGGGTGTGCTGATTTTTCTCCACCAGGCTGCGGATCTCTTCCTCCGGCGCGCTGAGGTTGATGCGCTCGATATCATGGCGCGACGTCATAATACTGCTGACGCTGCGCTGATTAAGGTTCAGCACCCGCTCAATCATCAACCTTTCCTGCGGATTAAACAAAGGATGATGGTCCTGATCGGCCACCAGCGACGCCGTGTCAGCATCCAGTTCAGCTTTTTCCTTCTGGCCGCTCAGCAGGTTCATCACCGCCTCGGTGGTGCGCTGACGCAGCGTCATATTGGCCGACAGGAAGCGACGGCGGTTAAACAGCGCCAGCTGGTTAAGGGCTTCAATCATGACCGAGAAGCCAATTGCCGCGTACAGATAACCTTTCGGGATAATAAAGCTGAAGCCTTCAGCAATCAGGCTGAAGCCGATCATCAGCAGGAAGCTCAGACAGAGGATGACAATGGTCGGGTGGCTGTTAACGAAGCGCGTCAGGGCCTTGCTGGCCATCAGCATCAGGCTGATGGCGATGATCACCGCGGCCATCATCACCGCCAGGTGGTCGACCATGCCGACGGCAGTGATCACCGAGTCGAGCGAAAAGATGGCGTCGAGCACCACGATCTGCGCCACCACGGCCCAGAATTTCGCCCCTCTGCGCTGGGTGGGATTATCGCTGTCCTTCCCCTCCAGCCGTTCGTTGAGTTCGACGGTGGCTTTAAACAGCAGAAATAAGCCGCCGAACAGCATAATTAAATCGCGGGCGCTAAAGCTGAAGTCGTGAAAAACAATCAGCGGTTTGGTCAGGGTCACCAGCCAGGAGATAGAGGCCAGCAGCAGCAGACGCATGACCATCGCCAGCAGCAGACCGGTGATACGAGCGCGGTCGCGCTGGGCGGGCGGCAGCTTTTCGGCGAGGATAGCGATGAAAACCAGGTTATCGATACCCAACACCAGTTCGATAACCACCAGCGTGACGAGACCTGCCCAGATTGACGGATCGGCAATCCATTCCATATGTATTAAAACCTGTACGACTGCGGTATGTGTTACCACGATCATGGATAAGATGAGTCTAAAATGCAATAACGACGCGGATTTCACTCCGCCAGGGGTGGATATATTTCCAGCAAATTAAGAGAACAGAAAAGAATTATGTTCCAGAAAAGATCAGCGGAAAAATAACAATATGGCGGAACGCGCTGGAATAAGCTTGCTGATATCAGAACCATAACCCGCTGCGTTCTGCCCGGCGCAAAAGCGCGGGCAGTCCCGTCGTTCTTCACGGTAGGCACCCGTCCTCATCCCCGGGTGAAGTGCGAAGCCCGCTCACAAAATCGGCATAATTCACATCATGAAGTGAGCGCAGAATAGCGCCGATCGCAGTTCTCTGCCGTGTATTACGGTTATTATCCTGCCATATCTGGCTGTTTGTGCTGAAATATATTGCCTGGCGAAATTAATTATCTATATCTATTCTTTCCGCACACATGGGCGCCGCAGCCTGCAGCTGGCAGGGGCTGCGTACCAAAGGCCGCGATGTATGGGCCTTGCGGCGACATCGCGCTGTGCAGGAAAGCGGGCCGCTGAATATCCTGATGGAGAATAAGATTATTCTCACTTCAAACTGTTGGTAAAAGGAAGTTGTGTGTATTCTTTTAGGTGACAGTGAATTTAAGAATTTGGCGGGCAGATGCCCGGGCAGTATCCGTGTATTATCAGTTCCAATGGATTTGTGACATGTACAATTTTGCAAAACTGCGTGTTTTGCAACCAAACAGGTGAAGATGAATATGGCGAATTTGAA
This window encodes:
- the udk gene encoding uridine kinase, giving the protein MTDMSHQCVIVGIAGASASGKSLIASTLYRELREQVGDEHIGVIPEDSYYKDQSHLSMEERVKTNYDHPSSMDHSLLFQHLQMLKSGQPIELPVYSYVEHTRTPNTIHVEPKKVIILEGILLLTDARLRNELNFSIFVDTPLDICLMRRIKRDVNERGRSMDSVMAQYQKTVRPMFLQFIEPSKQYADIIVPRGGKNRIAIDILKAKISQFFE
- the dcd gene encoding dCTP deaminase, whose translation is MRLCDRDIEAWLDEGRLAINPRPPVERINGATVDVRLGNKFRTFRGHTAPFIDLSGPKAEVSAALDRVMSEEIVLPEGEAFFLHPGELALAVTYESVTLPADLVGWLDGRSSLARLGLMVHVTAHRIDPGWSGCIVLEFYNSGKLPLALRPGMPIGALSFEPLSGPAARPYNRREDAKYRDQQGAVASRIDKD
- the asmA gene encoding outer membrane assembly protein AsmA encodes the protein MRRILTTLMILLAVIVAGLTSLVLLVNPNDFRAYMVHEVAERSGYQLELDGPLRWHVWPQLSILSGRMTLTARGAEEPVIRADNMRLDVALLPLLSHQLQVKQVMLKGAVIQLTPKTEAVRDSAAPVVPHDNTLPQAPEDRGWSYDVRQLQVADSVLFFQHENGEQVTVRDIRLQMEQDENHRATVDFSGRINRDQRDLALSFSATVQGGDYPHSLKADFSQLSWQLRGAELPPDGINGQGSLQASWQEDGKTLRFDNLNLMASGSTLTGNGSVVLGDRPDWSLDLHATTLNLDSLLAPSSPATDSSASQQGQSQTRPLRPVIADSDEREDYQSLRGFNGRMALSADQLQWRGLNFTQVQSEISNQQGLLTVSKMQGNLDGGQLSLPGTLDARGDTPHATFQPALQNVEIGSLIKAFNYSLNLTGKLSLTGEFSGTRIDADDFRRHWQGQAQLQMADTRTEGLNFQQLVQQAVERSTNVRAQENYDNATRLDSVSSQLTLDNGVVTLNRLQGQSDVMAMTGEGQLDLQKENCDMRFNVRVLGGWKGEGKLIDRLKQTAIPLRIYGDWQSLSYSLQVDQILRKQLQDEAKQRLNDWVERNKGSKESKDAKKLLDKL
- a CDS encoding TerC family protein, giving the protein MEWIADPSIWAGLVTLVVIELVLGIDNLVFIAILAEKLPPAQRDRARITGLLLAMVMRLLLLASISWLVTLTKPLIVFHDFSFSARDLIMLFGGLFLLFKATVELNERLEGKDSDNPTQRRGAKFWAVVAQIVVLDAIFSLDSVITAVGMVDHLAVMMAAVIIAISLMLMASKALTRFVNSHPTIVILCLSFLLMIGFSLIAEGFSFIIPKGYLYAAIGFSVMIEALNQLALFNRRRFLSANMTLRQRTTEAVMNLLSGQKEKAELDADTASLVADQDHHPLFNPQERLMIERVLNLNQRSVSSIMTSRHDIERINLSAPEEEIRSLVEKNQHTRLVVTGGKDNEDLLGVVHVIDLLQQSLRQEPLDLQVLVRQPLVFPEGLPLLSALEQFRQARTHFAFVVDEFGSVEGIVTLSDVMETIAGNLPNEVEEIDARHDIQHHQDGSWTVNGHMPLEDLVQYVPLPLDDKREYHTVAGLLMEYLQHVPQVGETIEIDGYTLRTLQVDSHRVQKVQIVPPAKQDELDYEV